Proteins encoded by one window of Bauldia sp.:
- a CDS encoding YihY/virulence factor BrkB family protein, translating to MNVGGEGVARRAWAVFWDAFNHFNADDGWAMASHVALSALMALFPFLIFVAAFAGTLGEASLANRVAEIVFAAWPAEVANPIAAEVRRVLVPIHGNLLTISAVVALYLASNGVEAARTALNRAYRVIDRRSIFFRRAQSLVFVLIGTVVFLLIAGFGVFTAGLPALQQFAAQFALLGAAVTSILVIGALLGAHLWLPAGRPSARYLWPGIVATLVAWLLSAWIFAIYLRTFANYAATYAGLAGVVTAMFFLYVVAVLMIFGAEFNAALGRLRDGRIG from the coding sequence ATGAACGTCGGCGGGGAGGGGGTCGCGCGCCGCGCGTGGGCGGTCTTCTGGGATGCGTTCAATCATTTCAACGCCGACGACGGCTGGGCGATGGCGAGCCACGTCGCGCTGTCGGCGCTGATGGCGCTATTCCCGTTCCTGATTTTCGTGGCGGCGTTTGCCGGCACGCTCGGCGAGGCGAGCCTCGCCAACCGCGTCGCCGAGATCGTGTTCGCGGCGTGGCCCGCTGAGGTCGCCAACCCGATCGCGGCCGAGGTGCGGCGCGTGCTGGTGCCGATCCACGGTAACCTCCTCACCATCTCGGCGGTGGTTGCGCTCTATCTCGCGTCCAACGGCGTCGAGGCGGCGCGCACCGCGCTCAACCGCGCGTACCGCGTCATCGACCGGCGCTCGATATTTTTCCGGCGGGCGCAGAGCCTCGTCTTCGTGCTGATCGGGACGGTGGTGTTCCTGCTCATCGCGGGCTTCGGCGTGTTTACCGCCGGGCTGCCGGCGCTGCAGCAGTTTGCCGCCCAGTTCGCGCTGCTCGGCGCCGCCGTTACCAGCATCCTCGTCATCGGCGCGTTGCTCGGCGCGCACCTCTGGCTGCCGGCGGGCCGGCCCTCGGCGCGCTACCTGTGGCCCGGGATCGTGGCGACGCTGGTCGCGTGGCTGTTGTCGGCGTGGATCTTCGCGATCTATCTGCGCACCTTCGCCAACTACGCGGCGACCTACGCCGGCCTCGCCGGCGTCGTGACGGCGATGTTCTTCCTCTACGTCGTGGCGGTCCTGATGATTTTTGGCGCCGAGTTCAACGCCGCGCTCGGCCGCCTGCGCGACGGGCGGATCGGGTAG
- a CDS encoding SDR family NAD(P)-dependent oxidoreductase, which translates to MLDSTPRAIEASDGKTRRAMPRSILITGCSSGIGYHSAKALKERGWRVFAACRRQPDCDRLATEGFETVRLDYAEPASIAAAVAEVLASTGGTLDALFNNGAYSHPGAIEDVSADHLRAVLETNVVGWYDLIRRVLPVMRKQGHGRIVNCSSVLGFVAVRFTGAYSASKYAVEALSDTLRLELAGTGIYVCLLQPGPIHSRMLENARMRFLETTDIRNSPFLEDYRREISRLNGGPESFTFKRGPDAIVRPLIHALESGSPRARYRVTIPSQVGAALKRLLPTRLLDLVLIRQR; encoded by the coding sequence ATGCTTGATTCCACGCCGCGCGCCATCGAAGCGAGCGACGGCAAGACCAGACGGGCGATGCCACGGTCCATATTGATCACCGGCTGCTCGTCGGGCATCGGCTATCATTCGGCAAAGGCGTTGAAGGAGCGGGGCTGGCGCGTGTTCGCCGCCTGCCGCCGGCAGCCGGATTGCGACCGCCTCGCCACGGAAGGCTTCGAGACCGTGCGGCTGGACTATGCCGAGCCGGCGTCGATCGCCGCCGCGGTCGCCGAGGTGCTCGCCTCCACCGGCGGCACGCTCGACGCGCTGTTCAACAACGGCGCCTACAGCCACCCCGGCGCGATCGAGGACGTCTCGGCCGATCACCTCCGCGCCGTGCTGGAGACCAACGTCGTCGGCTGGTACGACCTCATCCGCCGCGTCCTGCCCGTCATGCGCAAGCAGGGGCACGGCCGCATCGTCAACTGCTCCTCGGTGCTGGGCTTCGTCGCGGTCAGGTTCACCGGCGCCTACAGCGCCTCGAAATACGCCGTCGAGGCGCTGTCCGACACGCTGCGGCTCGAGCTCGCCGGCACCGGCATCTACGTCTGCCTGCTCCAGCCCGGCCCAATCCACAGCCGCATGCTGGAAAACGCGCGCATGCGCTTCCTCGAGACGACCGACATCCGCAACTCGCCGTTCCTGGAAGACTACCGCCGCGAAATCTCGCGCCTCAACGGCGGTCCGGAATCGTTCACCTTCAAGCGCGGTCCGGATGCGATCGTGCGTCCGTTGATTCACGCGCTGGAAAGCGGATCGCCGCGCGCGCGTTATCGCGTGACGATCCCAAGCCAGGTCGGCGCCGCATTGAAGCGGCTGCTGCCGACGCGACTGCTCGATCTGGTGCTGATAAGGCAGCGGTAG
- a CDS encoding SDR family oxidoreductase: MRGLKGKRVLITGAATGIGRATAIRFAEEGASVAVNYIGDPEPAEALIEELTRISPDGGHVLAPADVSDEDAVDSLFAGVVQALEGLDILVNNAGIKVTHQPHEAAIADYDRVMAVNLRGAFLCAQAAIQHFLDNERPGAIVTTSSIQADTPVNDDAIAYVMSKAGITGMTRALALRYARNGIRINAVGPGAVMTPMNAEFQSNPTELRRTERAVPLGRVGRAEEIASVIAFLASDEASYVTGQTVFADGGLGVGRPV; the protein is encoded by the coding sequence ATGCGCGGGCTCAAGGGCAAGCGGGTGCTGATCACCGGGGCGGCGACGGGCATCGGCCGCGCCACGGCTATCCGCTTCGCCGAGGAAGGCGCCAGCGTCGCGGTCAACTACATCGGCGACCCGGAGCCGGCCGAGGCGCTGATCGAGGAACTGACGCGCATCAGCCCGGATGGCGGCCACGTGCTGGCGCCGGCCGATGTCTCCGACGAGGACGCCGTCGATTCGCTGTTCGCCGGCGTCGTGCAGGCGCTCGAGGGCCTCGACATCCTGGTCAACAATGCCGGCATCAAGGTCACGCACCAGCCGCACGAAGCGGCGATCGCCGACTACGACCGCGTCATGGCGGTGAATCTCCGCGGCGCGTTCCTGTGCGCGCAGGCGGCGATCCAGCATTTCCTCGACAACGAGCGGCCAGGCGCGATCGTGACGACGTCGTCGATCCAGGCCGACACGCCGGTCAACGACGACGCGATCGCCTACGTCATGTCGAAGGCAGGCATCACGGGCATGACGCGCGCGCTGGCGCTGCGCTACGCCCGCAACGGCATCCGCATCAACGCGGTCGGTCCCGGTGCGGTGATGACGCCGATGAACGCGGAGTTCCAGTCGAACCCGACGGAGCTCAGGCGAACGGAACGCGCGGTGCCGCTCGGCCGGGTGGGTCGGGCGGAGGAGATCGCCAGCGTCATCGCGTTTCTCGCGTCGGACGAGGCGAGTTACGTGACCGGGCAGACGGTGTTTGCCGATGGCGGGCTGGGTGTCGGGCGGCCGGTGTAG
- a CDS encoding twin transmembrane helix small protein, whose amino-acid sequence MSNILEYITPFAVGAVAIVLVLGLVNMMRGGSPTRSQKLMRLRVLLQFIAVVIGMTALYFSSR is encoded by the coding sequence ATGTCGAATATCCTCGAATACATCACCCCGTTTGCCGTCGGCGCGGTTGCCATCGTGCTGGTTCTGGGCCTCGTCAACATGATGCGCGGCGGCTCGCCGACCCGCTCGCAGAAGCTGATGCGCCTGCGCGTGCTGCTCCAGTTCATCGCCGTCGTGATCGGCATGACGGCGCTGTATTTCTCGTCGCGCTGA
- a CDS encoding cob(I)yrinic acid a,c-diamide adenosyltransferase — MVVLNRIYTRTGDDGTSALATGERRLKSDLRFAAIGTIDELNAHVGQARLHREAIGETRDAMLAAIQNDLFDLGADLATPEKVGARERLRIVASQVERLEREIDAMNEALNPLTSFVLPGGTPTAAALHLCRTVARRAERLMVELAAKETVNPEAVHYINRLSDFFFVAARVMNDNGAADVLWVPGKNR; from the coding sequence ATGGTCGTCCTCAACCGCATCTACACGCGCACCGGCGACGACGGCACCAGCGCGCTGGCAACCGGCGAGCGCCGGCTGAAGTCCGATCTCCGCTTCGCCGCCATCGGCACCATCGACGAACTCAACGCCCACGTCGGCCAGGCGCGCCTCCATCGCGAGGCGATCGGCGAGACGCGCGACGCGATGCTCGCCGCGATCCAGAACGACCTGTTCGACCTCGGCGCCGATCTCGCCACGCCCGAGAAGGTCGGCGCCCGCGAGCGCCTGCGCATCGTCGCGTCCCAGGTCGAGCGGCTGGAGCGCGAGATCGATGCCATGAACGAGGCGCTGAATCCCCTCACCTCGTTCGTGCTGCCGGGCGGCACGCCGACTGCCGCCGCTCTCCACCTCTGCCGCACCGTCGCGCGCCGCGCCGAGCGGCTGATGGTCGAGCTGGCGGCAAAGGAGACCGTGAACCCCGAGGCGGTCCACTACATCAACCGCCTCTCCGATTTCTTCTTCGTCGCCGCCCGCGTGATGAACGACAACGGCGCCGCCGATGTCCTCTGGGTGCCCGGCAAGAACCGCTGA
- a CDS encoding rhomboid family intramembrane serine protease, whose amino-acid sequence MAFIPLYDTNPLRRIRWPYICWGFIALNIVVYFFFEDGSFSREPMNASATDFGLVPAYFNLAVGRAIDLTSIPDLLTLITYSFLHADFWHLAGNLIFLWVFGDNVEDALGHFRYFIFYLLCAAAAGYGFVLSDPLSEAPVIGASGAVAGNIAAYVLLYPRAKVWILVLFRLPLRLRVEWVLGFWILFQIYSAFAGGDAEVAWWAHIGGLAAGALLVLVMRQKGVPLFAAALPEHPKKAAAGEPAPAEQERIEPPRVDPRGPWA is encoded by the coding sequence GTGGCGTTCATCCCCCTCTACGACACCAATCCGCTCCGCCGCATCCGCTGGCCGTATATCTGCTGGGGTTTCATTGCCCTCAACATCGTTGTCTATTTCTTCTTCGAGGACGGCTCGTTCTCGCGGGAGCCGATGAACGCCTCGGCGACCGACTTCGGCCTGGTGCCGGCCTACTTCAACCTCGCCGTTGGCCGCGCCATCGACCTCACCTCGATCCCCGATCTCCTGACGCTCATCACCTACTCGTTCCTGCACGCCGATTTCTGGCACCTTGCCGGCAACCTCATCTTCCTCTGGGTCTTCGGCGATAACGTCGAGGATGCCCTCGGCCACTTCCGCTATTTCATCTTCTATCTGTTATGCGCCGCCGCTGCCGGCTACGGCTTCGTCCTCTCCGACCCGCTGTCCGAGGCGCCGGTGATCGGCGCGTCGGGCGCCGTGGCCGGCAACATCGCCGCCTACGTACTGCTCTACCCGCGCGCCAAAGTCTGGATTCTCGTGCTGTTCCGCCTGCCGCTGCGCCTGCGCGTCGAATGGGTGCTGGGCTTCTGGATCCTGTTCCAGATCTATTCCGCCTTCGCCGGCGGTGACGCAGAAGTTGCATGGTGGGCCCACATCGGCGGACTTGCGGCCGGCGCCCTTCTCGTGCTCGTCATGCGCCAGAAGGGCGTGCCGCTGTTTGCCGCGGCGCTGCCCGAGCATCCGAAGAAGGCGGCGGCAGGAGAGCCGGCGCCGGCAGAGCAGGAACGGATCGAGCCGCCACGCGTCGATCCGAGGGGACCGTGGGCATGA
- a CDS encoding electron transfer flavoprotein subunit beta/FixA family protein: MKILVGVKRVVDFNVKVRVKADGSGVDLANVKMAMNPFDEIAVEEALRLKEAGVATEVVAVSVGEAGAAETIRAGLAMGADRGILVKAEGRLEPLAVAKALAAVAAKEQPGLIILGKQAIDDDANQTGQMLSALLSWPVATFASKIAIADGAATVTREVDGGHETVRLTLPAVVTADLRLNQPRYASLPNIMKAKKKPLEEMTAADLGVDTKPRLTVVKVSEPPGRRAGARVASVAELVAKLKDAGAI; encoded by the coding sequence ATGAAGATTCTTGTTGGCGTGAAGCGCGTCGTCGACTTCAACGTAAAGGTTCGCGTTAAGGCCGACGGCAGCGGCGTCGATCTCGCCAACGTCAAAATGGCGATGAACCCGTTCGACGAGATCGCCGTCGAGGAGGCGCTGCGCCTGAAGGAAGCCGGCGTTGCGACCGAGGTCGTCGCCGTCTCGGTCGGCGAGGCAGGCGCCGCGGAAACCATCCGCGCCGGCCTCGCGATGGGCGCCGACCGCGGTATCCTGGTCAAGGCCGAGGGCCGGCTCGAGCCGCTGGCCGTGGCGAAGGCGCTTGCCGCAGTCGCCGCAAAGGAACAGCCCGGCCTGATAATTCTCGGCAAGCAGGCGATCGACGACGACGCCAACCAGACCGGCCAGATGCTGTCCGCGCTGCTGTCGTGGCCTGTCGCCACCTTCGCCTCGAAGATCGCGATTGCCGACGGCGCCGCCACCGTCACCCGCGAAGTCGATGGCGGTCACGAGACGGTGCGCCTGACGCTGCCGGCGGTCGTCACCGCCGACCTCCGCCTCAACCAGCCGCGCTACGCCTCGCTGCCCAACATCATGAAGGCGAAGAAGAAGCCGCTGGAGGAGATGACCGCTGCCGACCTCGGCGTCGATACCAAGCCGCGCCTGACCGTGGTCAAGGTCAGCGAGCCGCCCGGCCGCCGCGCCGGCGCGAGAGTAGCCTCCGTCGCCGAACTGGTCGCCAAGCTGAAGGACGCCGGAGCGATATGA
- a CDS encoding DUF998 domain-containing protein, whose amino-acid sequence MAYSTTLGGVAIVGALVTLVAIGGVHFVATDKNPLHDPVSDYGAGPHRRWYWAGVAGVSIAALALVLAALAGVSAAPPVAIVLLVLFAVARVAIAWFPTDVGVAIPTTATGRIHGALAIVAFASVAIAANGYPGVSPWFGWALYVTVALLLLCLLWPPARAIFGLLERLFYVAMIAWFVAAGRALIG is encoded by the coding sequence TTGGCTTATTCCACCACGCTTGGCGGCGTCGCCATCGTTGGCGCGCTGGTGACGCTGGTCGCGATCGGCGGCGTGCACTTCGTCGCGACGGACAAGAACCCGCTGCACGATCCGGTCAGCGATTACGGCGCCGGTCCGCACCGGCGATGGTACTGGGCGGGCGTCGCCGGTGTCTCGATCGCGGCGCTGGCGCTGGTTCTGGCGGCCCTCGCCGGCGTATCGGCCGCGCCGCCGGTCGCCATCGTGCTGCTGGTGCTGTTCGCCGTGGCGCGCGTCGCCATCGCGTGGTTCCCGACCGACGTCGGCGTCGCCATTCCAACCACGGCCACCGGGCGCATCCATGGCGCATTGGCGATCGTCGCTTTCGCCTCCGTCGCGATTGCCGCCAACGGCTATCCAGGCGTATCGCCGTGGTTCGGCTGGGCGCTCTACGTGACGGTCGCGCTGCTCCTGCTGTGCCTTCTGTGGCCGCCGGCGCGCGCCATTTTCGGCCTGCTCGAGCGGCTGTTCTATGTCGCGATGATCGCGTGGTTCGTCGCCGCCGGGCGCGCGCTGATCGGATAG
- a CDS encoding FAD-binding protein: MTTLLLAEHDNGSIKEATARALTAALALGSDVHVLVAGKDCAAAATAATKLAGVANVLHADGDSLANQLPEPLSALIVSLAQHYDALVAPATATGKTVMPRVAALLDVMQVSEIVKVIAPNTFERPIYAGNAIETVTSNDAKRVVTVRAAAFAAAGDGGNAPIETVPAPEASAQSTFVGAELTRSTRPELTSARIVISGGRAFQSSENFKKYLEPIAEKLKAAIGASRAAVDAGYAPNELQVGQTGKIVAPDLYIAVGISGAIQHLAGMKEAKIIVAINKDPDAPIFAIADYGLVGDLYEILPELERAL, translated from the coding sequence GTGACGACCCTGCTGCTCGCCGAACACGACAATGGCTCCATCAAGGAGGCCACCGCCCGCGCCCTCACCGCCGCCCTCGCGTTGGGCAGCGACGTCCACGTGCTCGTCGCCGGCAAGGACTGCGCGGCGGCCGCGACGGCCGCGACCAAGCTCGCCGGCGTCGCCAACGTGCTTCACGCCGATGGCGACTCGCTCGCCAACCAGTTGCCCGAGCCGCTGTCCGCGCTGATCGTCTCGCTGGCGCAGCACTACGACGCACTGGTCGCGCCCGCGACCGCCACCGGCAAGACCGTGATGCCCAGAGTCGCCGCGCTGCTTGACGTGATGCAGGTGTCCGAGATCGTGAAGGTGATCGCGCCGAACACCTTCGAGCGCCCGATCTACGCCGGCAACGCCATCGAGACCGTGACCTCCAACGACGCGAAACGCGTCGTCACCGTGCGCGCCGCTGCGTTCGCCGCGGCCGGCGACGGCGGCAACGCGCCGATCGAGACGGTGCCCGCGCCGGAAGCCTCGGCGCAGTCGACGTTCGTCGGCGCCGAGCTCACCCGCTCCACCCGCCCCGAGCTGACCTCGGCGCGCATCGTCATTTCCGGCGGCCGCGCCTTCCAGTCGTCGGAAAACTTCAAGAAATATCTCGAGCCGATCGCCGAGAAGCTGAAAGCCGCCATCGGCGCCTCGCGCGCCGCGGTCGACGCCGGCTACGCCCCGAACGAGCTGCAGGTCGGGCAGACCGGCAAGATCGTCGCCCCCGATCTGTACATCGCGGTCGGCATCTCGGGCGCCATTCAGCACCTCGCCGGCATGAAGGAAGCGAAGATCATCGTGGCGATCAACAAGGATCCCGACGCCCCGATCTTCGCCATCGCCGACTATGGTTTGGTCGGCGATCTTTACGAAATACTGCCCGAGCTGGAGCGCGCCCTTTGA
- a CDS encoding 3-hydroxybutyryl-CoA dehydrogenase: protein MTTLHKIGVIGAGQMGSGIAQVCAVAGYDVQINDVGGERIKAAIANIDANLGRLVAGGKMTEAERKAAMAHVSAAPGYDSFGDADLVIEAAVEDQQVKSQILRHVSSSLKPEALLATNTSSISITRLAAATDRPEKFIGIHFMNPVPRMELVEIIRGIATADATFATAKEFTTRLGKTATLAEDFPAFIVNRILLPMINEAIYALHEGVGTVDAIDTAMRLGAHHPMGPLQLADFIGLDTCLSIMQVLHEGLADSKYRPCPLLVKYVEAGWLGRKSGRGFYDYRGEKPVPTR, encoded by the coding sequence ATGACCACACTGCATAAAATCGGCGTCATCGGCGCCGGCCAGATGGGCAGCGGCATCGCGCAGGTGTGCGCCGTCGCCGGCTACGACGTGCAGATCAACGACGTCGGCGGCGAGCGCATCAAGGCGGCCATCGCCAATATCGACGCCAACCTCGGCCGCCTGGTCGCCGGCGGTAAGATGACCGAGGCGGAGCGCAAGGCGGCCATGGCGCACGTCTCCGCCGCGCCGGGCTACGATTCTTTCGGCGACGCCGATCTCGTCATCGAGGCGGCAGTCGAGGACCAGCAGGTCAAGAGCCAGATCCTCCGCCACGTCTCATCGTCGCTGAAGCCGGAGGCGCTGCTCGCCACCAACACCTCGTCGATCTCGATCACGCGGCTCGCCGCCGCCACCGACCGCCCGGAAAAATTCATCGGCATCCATTTCATGAATCCGGTGCCGAGGATGGAGCTCGTCGAGATCATCCGCGGCATCGCCACCGCCGACGCGACCTTCGCCACGGCCAAGGAATTCACCACCCGCCTCGGCAAGACCGCGACGCTCGCGGAAGATTTCCCCGCCTTCATCGTCAACCGCATCCTGCTGCCGATGATCAACGAGGCGATCTACGCGCTGCACGAAGGCGTCGGCACAGTCGATGCGATCGACACCGCCATGCGCCTCGGCGCCCACCATCCGATGGGCCCGCTGCAGCTTGCCGACTTCATCGGCCTCGATACGTGCCTGTCGATCATGCAGGTGCTGCATGAGGGCCTTGCGGATTCGAAGTACCGGCCCTGCCCGCTACTGGTGAAGTACGTCGAGGCCGGCTGGCTCGGCCGGAAATCGGGCCGCGGCTTCTACGACTACCGCGGCGAGAAACCCGTACCGACGCGGTAG
- a CDS encoding GGDEF domain-containing protein produces the protein MNLDIQTLTWVGAFVALLAGLLLLVAWTQIARAPALLWWAAANFAAAAGIALIAVGHTVASHTVVLGGVALIVFGPALVWGGTRRFASRSIPPALLFGGLVAWLLVIFVPLPETDYFIRTAFGFVPAIVYLWASAHELWRGRREMLPARWALIAMFALHGVTFLGGVFDTIAGRFTAGALPVLATWFGLISFESLIYSMGTAVFMAILVKERSEMQIVLASRKDSLTGIANRGALLDGSKRLLERCRQEGASFSLIMFDLDHFKWVNDTYGHAAGDEVIRVFSQTTQGILRPNDLFGRLGGEEFVVVLPRATIEAAYVIADRIRAGFAATAVIIGDEPVKVTASAGVASATSSAMTLDAIMKIADGCLYRAKELGRNRVERPAKTDAEPTAGTNVIRVA, from the coding sequence ATGAATCTCGATATCCAGACATTGACGTGGGTCGGCGCCTTCGTGGCGCTGCTCGCCGGTTTACTGCTGCTGGTGGCGTGGACGCAGATCGCGCGCGCCCCTGCCCTGTTGTGGTGGGCTGCCGCCAACTTTGCCGCTGCCGCCGGCATCGCCCTCATCGCCGTCGGCCACACCGTGGCCTCGCACACCGTCGTCCTCGGCGGCGTCGCGCTTATCGTTTTCGGTCCGGCCCTGGTCTGGGGCGGCACGCGCCGCTTCGCCTCGCGGTCGATACCGCCGGCGTTGCTGTTCGGCGGGCTGGTCGCGTGGCTGCTCGTCATCTTCGTGCCGCTGCCGGAGACCGACTACTTCATCCGCACCGCGTTCGGCTTCGTTCCGGCCATCGTCTACCTGTGGGCCTCGGCCCATGAACTGTGGCGTGGCCGCCGCGAGATGCTGCCCGCCCGCTGGGCGCTGATCGCGATGTTCGCCCTCCACGGAGTGACTTTCCTCGGCGGCGTCTTCGACACGATCGCCGGCCGCTTCACCGCCGGCGCACTGCCCGTGCTGGCGACCTGGTTCGGCCTGATCAGCTTCGAAAGCCTGATTTATTCGATGGGCACGGCCGTCTTCATGGCGATCCTCGTCAAGGAGCGTAGCGAGATGCAGATCGTGCTCGCCAGCCGCAAGGATTCGCTGACCGGCATCGCCAACCGCGGCGCCCTGCTCGACGGCAGCAAGCGCCTGCTCGAGCGCTGCCGCCAGGAAGGCGCGTCGTTCTCCCTCATCATGTTCGACCTCGACCACTTCAAGTGGGTCAACGACACCTACGGCCACGCCGCCGGCGACGAGGTCATCCGCGTCTTCTCGCAGACGACCCAGGGCATCCTCCGCCCCAACGATCTTTTCGGCCGCCTCGGCGGCGAGGAATTCGTCGTCGTCCTGCCGCGCGCCACCATCGAGGCGGCCTACGTCATCGCCGACCGCATCCGCGCCGGCTTCGCCGCGACGGCGGTGATCATCGGCGACGAGCCGGTCAAGGTGACGGCGAGCGCCGGCGTCGCCAGCGCGACGTCGTCGGCCATGACGCTCGATGCCATCATGAAAATTGCCGATGGTTGCCTCTACAGGGCCAAGGAACTCGGCCGCAATCGCGTCGAGCGTCCGGCAAAAACCGACGCCGAGCCCACCGCCGGGACCAACGTCATCCGCGTCGCGTAA
- a CDS encoding GGDEF domain-containing protein has translation MTIDFPTLMVAGSFVSAISGVFLIFAWLQTDRAHGMLWWAAADLVLATAIPIMASPTLTPGEPPLVVAITLLNISPALIWASARAVNNRRVDFSIVGAGAVLWLVAYAMPLVRAETRIQVALNLGIVAVFLFAAAYEFWRGRDEKLMSRWPLVVLLGLHATFSAGAAFAAISGGMAPAGVAVLYGWFGFVHLETLAFVVGTSIFTVAMARERNEIVHKIAASTDGLTGVATRRAFYDRGETLVADAARQDSALAIILFDLDAFKKINDTFGHGPGDEVLKRFGAAALKTLRSSDLIGRLGGEEFGAILPGASVGAAYIAAERIRVAFADACARLNDGAIKATVSAGIAQAQTGSTLDSLVQAADLALYRAKLQGRDRVEVAEKNDVPVEDHASEALKVA, from the coding sequence ATGACGATCGACTTTCCGACCCTTATGGTTGCGGGCAGCTTCGTGTCCGCCATCAGCGGCGTCTTCCTGATCTTCGCCTGGCTGCAGACCGATCGCGCCCACGGCATGCTGTGGTGGGCCGCCGCCGATCTCGTGCTCGCCACCGCGATTCCCATCATGGCCTCGCCGACGCTCACCCCCGGCGAGCCGCCGCTGGTTGTCGCCATCACGCTGCTCAACATCAGCCCGGCCCTCATCTGGGCCTCGGCCCGCGCGGTCAACAACCGCCGCGTCGACTTCTCCATCGTCGGCGCCGGCGCCGTGCTCTGGCTGGTCGCCTATGCCATGCCGCTGGTGCGCGCCGAGACGCGCATCCAGGTCGCGCTCAACCTCGGAATCGTCGCCGTGTTTCTCTTCGCCGCCGCCTACGAGTTCTGGCGGGGCCGCGACGAGAAGCTGATGAGCCGCTGGCCGCTGGTCGTCCTGCTCGGCCTGCACGCCACCTTCTCGGCCGGCGCCGCCTTCGCCGCGATCTCAGGCGGCATGGCCCCGGCCGGCGTCGCCGTGCTCTACGGCTGGTTCGGCTTCGTCCACCTCGAGACGCTGGCCTTCGTCGTCGGCACCTCGATCTTCACCGTCGCCATGGCGCGTGAGCGCAACGAGATCGTGCACAAGATCGCCGCCTCGACCGACGGCCTCACCGGCGTCGCCACCCGCCGCGCCTTCTACGACCGCGGCGAGACGCTGGTCGCCGATGCCGCGCGTCAGGACTCGGCGCTGGCGATCATCCTCTTCGACCTCGACGCCTTCAAGAAGATCAACGACACCTTCGGCCACGGCCCGGGCGACGAGGTGTTGAAACGGTTTGGTGCGGCGGCCCTGAAGACGCTCCGTTCGTCCGATCTCATCGGCCGCCTCGGCGGCGAGGAGTTCGGCGCCATCCTGCCCGGCGCCAGCGTCGGCGCCGCCTACATCGCCGCCGAACGCATCCGCGTCGCCTTCGCCGATGCCTGCGCGCGGCTGAACGACGGCGCCATCAAGGCCACCGTCAGCGCCGGCATCGCCCAGGCCCAGACCGGTTCGACGCTCGACTCGCTCGTCCAGGCGGCCGACCTCGCCCTCTACCGCGCCAAGCTGCAGGGCCGCGACCGCGTCGAGGTCGCCGAGAAGAACGACGTGCCGGTCGAGGATCACGCCTCCGAGGCGCTGAAGGTCGCCTAG
- a CDS encoding TlpA disulfide reductase family protein has product MTSGRRRGLTILALAAVAGIVAGTAGVYVRGSGAGNGDPAVAALCADAVAAAARVAPFAKGEVAAFRVATAPESFGDLTFKTPEGAPTTLAALSGKVVLVNLWATWCVPCRAEMPALDRLQAAAGGKDFSVATINLDVQNPERAKDFMAEIGVHNLPLYSDATMGVFNDLKKRGLAIGLPTTLLIDGKGCRIGIVEGPAEWDSADARALIQAALPPPASSG; this is encoded by the coding sequence ATGACTTCAGGCAGACGCCGCGGCTTGACGATCCTGGCGCTGGCCGCCGTGGCCGGCATCGTTGCCGGGACGGCGGGGGTATATGTCAGAGGGTCGGGGGCTGGCAACGGCGACCCGGCGGTGGCGGCGCTCTGCGCCGACGCCGTGGCCGCCGCGGCGCGGGTGGCGCCGTTCGCCAAGGGCGAGGTGGCGGCGTTCCGCGTGGCGACGGCGCCGGAGAGTTTCGGGGACCTCACGTTCAAGACGCCGGAGGGGGCGCCGACGACGCTGGCCGCGCTTTCCGGCAAGGTCGTGCTGGTCAATCTGTGGGCGACATGGTGCGTGCCGTGCCGGGCCGAGATGCCGGCGCTGGACCGGCTGCAGGCGGCGGCGGGCGGCAAGGATTTCTCGGTCGCGACTATCAATCTCGACGTGCAGAATCCGGAGCGGGCAAAGGATTTCATGGCGGAAATCGGCGTCCACAATCTGCCGCTCTACTCCGATGCGACGATGGGCGTGTTCAACGACCTCAAGAAACGCGGCCTGGCGATCGGGCTTCCGACCACGCTGCTGATCGACGGCAAGGGATGCCGCATCGGGATCGTCGAGGGGCCGGCCGAATGGGACTCGGCCGATGCACGGGCGCTGATACAGGCGGCGCTGCCGCCGCCTGCGTCGTCCGGCTAG